In Podospora pseudopauciseta strain CBS 411.78 chromosome 2 map unlocalized CBS411.78m_2, whole genome shotgun sequence, the genomic stretch TATCTTTTGTGGTGTGGCAATTGTGCAACAGCTAGGCGGCTAGCTGATGAATGACAAGCAGAGTAGAGAGACTACACTATCTTCCACATGTCATCAACAATCTGGACTACATAGACCACGAGTAGAGACAAGTGCGAGATTAAACACTACATACAAGAGAGAGGCGTCTCAGAAACAAAGGACAAGGATCTGCTGCACCCAGACACATGGGCACATCCACTTCTAGATAACAACCTTATCACCACTCGCAAGGCAGAAAGCTGTGATGCTATTCAGACTGCCTGCCCTCCCTTGCAGAAGGATGTCGCGTGTGGGGTAGCTCTTTCTATCAGTCACAGCCTTGACAGCTCTACCCAGACAGCCATAGGTAGATAGGTGTAGCTAAGGTGCCCGGAACATCCATCTCATGAGCAAGCCTTGAGATATCAGGTCAACCACCTCAGCCCTCActcagctcatcatcatgcgAAACGCAAGAGAAGGTCGTTCCTGAGTCGACAGCTGACGGTCTGGCCTCTCTCCACTCACGCTCGCAGTGGACTCCTGCCGATACCAGACCTCACAGTGCGCGAAAAAAGGACTGCGGGGCAATGAGGAGACCGTGGGCTGCTAAAAAAAGGAAGCCAGGGTTGGGGGGACTCTCCACTGTGCCAATTCCTACCCCTGCGGCTGCCTGGAGTGCCTGCCTGGTCCGTCCGCACTTTCTGTTAAGGCTCAGGAGCACAAGATTTCAGCGTCACGAGAGGCTGCGTATTTTACCGTATTGACTTCCTTGGCGTTTTACATCCATGACGACATTTTGTGTGCTTTGAGTAACAGTTTTAAAGCACATACTGTGCAACATCCCCCATCATTTGGATCTTTGAGGTCAAGGAAGAGTTCAATTCTGGGTATTTGGCTAGGTAAACGAAAAACCAAAGATATTAGAAAGATATTCCAATCAAATATATACCGCAAAGTCtgactcctcctccctacTTTTGCCCGACATTAACGATACCCCTTTCGACTCACTACGCCCAGGCAGTCCAGACTGGTCCCGTTGGAATTCTCTCTTGTAACCTACTGCAGCACTTATGTTGGACGGCTGTGTCCTCGATGACgtcggctgctgctcccgctTCTCATTTCCAGCAGGAGTGGAAGCGTCTCCTGGTCCTATCGACACGGGCGACGGCGAGTCGATCCCGGCATCCCAGTCTTTGATAAATGGTGAGTCTTGCAACACGGCCCAGTTAGACGGTGTGCCCATATCCTTCTTGGCCGTTTCCCTCTGTGGCGTGTCCATGCTCACGACTGTCTCATCCACCCACTCGTCGTTTGTATTTGTAGAAATTGATTGCCATGTGGCCGACGGGTGGAAAGATGAGTTCTTGACCAGATCATCATAGGAGAGACCCAGGAAGTCGTCGGGTGACTCTCGCCAGTCGGGTAGAGGGGGTAGAGAGATGTCTTTTTGAGAGGCGACGCTTGGAGCACCAGGTCCCCcaggggttgttggcggcGCATTCATGGGAATACTCATCCCACTCTGGCCATGACTGAGGATCATGCCTTCCAGACTCGCATCGGTAGGCCCCCTCCTGGTTACTGGCCGAGCCAGTGGAACTGCCCCAATAAGTCTTGCACGAGGAGGCGGTGTTACCTCAGGCGCCATCCCCGCATCGGCATACCCTAGATTGATAGACTGCCCTGTTCTCTTGTAGGCAAATGTATCGACCGTCGACGTACTCGGTTGCTTGCTATGTGTCCTTGAGCCCCAGCGGAGCTTGGAGCTGCGGCTTCTCGAGTTGTTTCCCCTGAACCACGGCCACATGAATCTCCTCGTGATTTCCGGCGGTCCGTAATGTGCCAGTCTCGATTCTGCTCGAAGCGGGAACGTCTCTGGGTCGGATCCTGCCGAGGAAGAACGGGACCGAGGACTTGCCATCGCATGAGGTTGATATGGCGAGTTTGGAGAGTCATTGTACCTCGACCTGGGCGTCCCTTGAACGCTGGGAATGTTGATCTCAATCCCGTCCTGGAAAGACCCTGTTGTCTTATTCCCAAGCAGCCCGGCTGTACGTGCATCCATCTCGCCCGCCTCGTCGTTAACACTTCTCTCGGAAATAGACGCCAGAGAGCTCCCGAGCCACATGGCACCAAAACTTCCGCCCCCTAAGAAAGGTATCCGTCCGCCACCGGCACCCCCGTGCTTGGACCGGACGCTCGGGGGGAGTAACTTGACGGTAGCCAGGGATGTAGGCGCGCCCCCCTTGGTCAAAAACGAGCTGCGTGACTCGACGTACATCTTCTTTTCTGGCGTAAACACATCGCCGACAGTGAAGCTTCTGTCAAAGTTGTGACTGATATCGGGGAGAGATGGCGCGGTGTTGGGTCCATTAGACGTGATCACAAAAGACCCCGGTAGAGGCCCTGAGATATCGCGAGTGGTAAGCCGTGGCCTTTGCTTCGCTTTTTGTCTTCGGTAGCACCAGAACACGGCGAATGCCACGACAAAAGCGGATAAAATTGTTGGCAAAAGTatccccaacaacaccacattGACCTTCCCGCTTGAAGCAGCATCTCCCCCGACTGGGAGGACACCGCCGAGAGGCGTTGAGTCTGCATCTGAGGGCGTATCGGGGTTAGGTGTAGAGTGTTCTGCCGCTCGAATTAGTAGTTTCATGGACAGCTTGTCAGACTTGTTGGATGATCTCGATTGCGCCGAGACCTCCAGCGCAGCAATGGTGTCTTTGGAGACAGAGGGAGGGTGTCCAGACAGGGTCTTTCGGCCGGCGTCGAACCGGATCCAGGATGCTGAGTCGCCCTGCGAAACTGAAATCTCGATGTCGTCTGGACTGACCAGATGGGGCCGGAAATCAAAGGAAAAATGTTGGCCAGGGGTGGCTGTCAAGATCGGTAAACTTCCTTTGAAGACACCAGCCGCCTTCGTGACCTGGCTTTCCACGTCCACCAgcatggtgatgttgagagtATCGGAGAAATTGTCCTGGAATGTTATGGTGAAATTGGTCGATGTGGACTTTTCCGTAGGGGTGCCCGTAATATCCCAGCTGTCTTTGTTGACAGACAGCCAAGCAGGCATGTCGGAGCTTATGTCGAGTGTGACCTCGCCAGTGCTGGGTGGCTTCCCGTCGATTTTGACGATATCCTTCAGCTTGGTGTAAGATACAGGTTTCCCCGGGACGGCAGTCAAGATGATGGTCGTTTCCTCTGCAGAGATTTGATGAACTCCCACCACGAGATCGAATTGCAACGCGGCACCTGCGAAACCTGCCACATCGCTAGCAACCAAGTGGAAAGCGAAGCGCTGTGGCGGTTGTATCAAAGAGTCAAGTGGAGGCGTTCGTCCGGAGAAGGACAGTTTGTCTGGATCGAATGAAACCCAGGCCGGGAGCGGTGTATTGTCAGCCATGACAGCGCAGTAGCCTAGGCGACTGTTCGAGACACTTGTAAACGTCTTCTGGTCCAAGGCGAAGGAGAATGGCGCGTCTGGGCCAGACAGAATCGAGTATGGGCTGGAAAATATGCCAAAGTTTGGTATTTGTTGCTCCAGAGGGATCTCGACATTGGGTCCTCGATTTCTTGACACAACAAGCGTAGCTTCATGTGTTGTTGAGCCGGTCTGGTCTGTTGCCACCAAGTTTACTGGAATTCCCACCACCTCGCCCGGGCCGACATCTCCTTCACTTGGCGTGCCAAAAAGACGCcggttgctgctgtcgaTCGAGAGCCATCGGGGGGCATTGGCCAGCGTGTACGTGAGGGGGAAGCTCGAGGTGAAGGTCGAGGGCGAGAAGACAAACGCGAAGGGCTGGCCGATCCGAGCAACCGGGGGCACCTGCGAGTTGATGGGGAAGGAGACGGTAGGGGCGGCCGCTACGAGGTCTGCGAGGAGTATTGATATCCAGGCCGCAAGCTGAGGCCTCATGATGGCGACGGCAGAcaagttgctgctgctggtgagaGTAATAGCAGCATGCAGGTGCGCTGAATACGTGGTGGTATAGACAAGCAAAGACCAGAAAAGACAGCAGTTGCAGAATGCCTAGAtgcaagagagaaaagaagtgTTGTTCATGTCGAAGAGGTAGTGGCTGTCATCTGGGACTTCAATCTTCAACTACGGAGGCCACCCCTTGCTTTCACTGTGATGAGAATGAGAATTGCACCCGTTACTAGGGGGCGCAGTGAGCCTACAGATTGTCCCTAAATTCTTAAGAATGGATAGTGCTAGATTAAATTGAACAGAGGGGAATGTCGAGTCCATTTTGCTGGGCTGGACGTTGAAACACAGGGTTGGATGACGGGAAAACATTCCAGCGTGGAGGTCTTCGCGAAGGCAGGGAGAGACAGGCGCGTGGTGAGTACTACTCGACGTGTACATACGCGACGACCCGGGTATTGGCACCCTTAAAGATgagatgaggttgagaatgGGGTCCATGGCCGGGCAGGCAAGCCAGATTATCATCTTGATATCAGATAAGGAGAGATCGGCCGCCAAGCTTCGTGGATGTAGCGGGCCATGGGACGTTTTGCTCGCGCAAAGTGGGCGGCGGTTgcaacccaaccccaaccatAAAAAAATGCCAAAAAAACGGCGCTGAGaccccttctccaaccccgccataATTCAGATCACCAGCAAATACACAAAACACATCATTTTGATATTCAACCTTTTCCGCACCAATTCGCCCAGTATGAACGGCCGATCAAGGTCATCGTCGCCTGAAATCTCACCGCTGGACTTTGGAGAGGATTTGGCTCCTCTGCCCGTCTACAAGGCCGCAGCCACCACGGCCCTGGACTTCTCAGGCCTCTTGGATGAGCCATTGAAGCTTCATGAGGATCTCTCTTCGGGTTGTGGAGGGCAGCTTTGGCCTGCGGGGATGGTGCTCGCCAAACATATGCTGCACTATCATCGGGATATGCTGCAGACCTCCAGAGTGTTTGTGCCCTCAGACGCTGCATGAAGATCTTTTTGATGCCGGGAAGTTTCCCAGCTTTGGGACGGTTATGAACTGACAGACATCTCCAACTTTTCCAGTCTCGAGCTCGGTGCTGGCGGCGGTATTGTCGGACTCACGATTGCAAAGGGCTGCAGGATAGACCAGCCCCTCTACATTACCGACATGATAGACATGGAGCCTCTCATGCAACACAACATTGCTCTGAACGAGCTGGACGACCGGGTCAGAGGCCGCATCCTCAACTGGTAAGTTCTCGCTGTGTGACTCCCCGGTTTTATTGCGTGACATTGTTGGGTAGCTGGCAGTTGGCTGCGTTGTTGTATGGGAGTTTGTTCTGACGGCGAATGGGGACAACTCAGGGGCGAACCTCTCTCACAGGAAATTATCGACTTTAAGCCAGATACCATCCTCGCGGCCGACTGCGTCTACTTTGAGCCGGCCTTTCCCTTGCTTCTGCAGACGCTGAAAGATCTGCTGACGCTGAACCCTTCGGCCATCGTGTTTTTCTGTTTTAAGAAGAGACGGCGGGCTGATATGCAGTTCCTCAAGTCTGCCAGGAGAGCCTTTCGAGTGACTGAGCTCGGGGACGAAGACCGGCCCGTTTTCACCAGAGAGGGCTTGTTTCTGTATACCATCACAGCGAAATAAGAATGAAAACTTTCAGATGATTGGTTGCCATACTGTGTGCTGTCGAGTAGTCGCCACCCTTGAGAGACAAACACGTATGCACTGGATTTGGAAAACCCCGCGGCTTCAGAGCGTCTCGGCCTCGACTCAAAATTACTAAGAAAGAGACGGGACTATCGGTACTTGCCATAGTTATTGCTGATGTTGACCGTAGACGAGGCCCGGAGCAAGAACCAAGGTTCTCAACGGCGTGTTTCTAATTCCAAGTCAGGCTGGTAAAAAGCATGTCCCGAATGGATTATGTTTCCCCACGGAGGTTTGCACCCAACCGTGCCGTACCGAGCCACACCCAACTTTCGGAAGAATAGTTTCTCTCCTGTCCTGATACTTTGAAATCGAGATTTGCGACTTGGTCTGGCCGAAGTTGGGCGAAGTGTGCATAGTGAGAGTAAGAGAGTGAGACGGGAGAATCAGCGGCCCATCGGATGGGGTCGCCACTGCAGTGTTGTGATGCAAGAAAGAGGGGAAAGagagcagaaaaaaaagtcttCTGCAGTCTGCAGTCAGTCTCCCTCGAACTGGAGGTTGTCTGTTAGTCGATGATGAATATGAGTGGGACGTGGATGGCGACTCTTTGGCTCAAGCTGGAGGGTGGGGTAGATCGACGTGGCCttccttctcggcggcgTCTGTGATTGGTTGCGGTGGTTTCCGCATTGGATGGCAGTTGGTTCGCTTCCCTGGAAAAGTCAGGGCTCCCGGGACTTGTCCCGGTGCCTTGCAGCATCCTGCAAGGAACAACACACTGGCGCCATTTTCTGTCAAGATTCGGACGGCAGGGCTGTGCTAACATTTTCTGACCCCCCGCGACGATGTTCCCGCCAAAGTCCTGTTAGCTCGGTACACCCAGCACCGCAGCGGCCACTAACAAGCAACGCGGTGCCAACCACTTATTGCAAGGGGGCGGCTTAACGGCCGCGTCTCCAATTTCGGTACCGTCCCAGGCCTTCGTGTTAGCAGAGAGATGAAGCGCGATGCCGCCCAGCATGCATCGAATTTGGCGAGAGAAAAATTTCCACCAGGCCTGCGCCTCTCAGctccccagctccccagGTCCAGCGTGTTCCACCACAGTCAAGGTCCGCAACCCCCCTGGCCCTGGTCCTTGCTGGTGCCCTCACTCGTTTCCCTCTCTTGGCCGCCCAAAACACTGGGATGGTTCATAAACCCCCGGCATCTTCCCTTCCTCACATCTtctctccttcatctcatcGTTCGCTGTCTGTTTCGACCCACCGACAACCACACATTCATTCCCTTCTTGACCAGGCTCAGCGAGCTCACCTTCATTCATcaataaccaccaccacaagatACCGTGGACCAACGTCCTAGCTGACGTTCACTCAACCTTCTTTCATCATCTGTGGTACTCGATTCACAGCGGCATTCACATTCCTTGCCCATAAGCGAAGCGGGATCCGGGAGACAGATCAACAAGACATTCACCAACCACGCGTTTCAACCACTCATTTATCATCATGAAGTCCACCACCGTTCTCGCCAGTCTATTGGCATCTGTTGCCCTCGCCCAGCCTCACCATGGCGGCCAcggccacctccaccgcagAAAGGCCCATCATGACAAGCGTGCCATCGTGACCGAGTGGGTGACCGAGACTGTCCACGAAACTGTGACGGTTCTCATCGACGAGAGCACCACCGAGGTCATCCTGCCCACcaagcctgctgctgccgaaGTCAAGGTGTCGGACCTCCCTGAGCCCCGTCCTGGCCAGTTCTTCGAAAGCCTAAAGTCCAAGTCATCAGTGGCCCCCGTCACATCAGTggcaccatcccctccccctcctccacctgttGTCGTGGAGCCAACTCCtactccttctccccctcacccatcTGCTCCTGTTcaggctcctcctcctgttcaggcccctcctcctgttcaggcccctcctcctgttcaggcccctcctcctgttcaGGCCCCTGCTCCCCCCCCGGCGAACAACAGCCCTCCCGCTGCCAAAGGTGGCAGCGaatccagctccagctccaaaCCCAGCGGCGAAGTTCACAACGGCGATCTCACCTACTACGATCTCGGACTTGGTGCCTGCGGCTTCGATGACAGCGGGCTCGACCACACTGACAACATTGTTGCACTCTCTcacttgatgatggggactCAGTCCAACGGTAACCCCTACTGCGACAAGACCATCACCGTCAAGGTCGGCAGCAAGACCGTTCAGGCCCGTGTCCGCGACAAGTGCATGGGCTGCGAGCGGGAGGCCATCGACTGCTCCGAGAAGATGTTCTTGGAGCTGTTTGGCTCGTTGGAGGCCGGCAGAAGGCCAGTCGAGTGGTGGTTCAACAACTAAGAGACTCGCTCCAGTCTCGTATCTTGCACAACCTATCCGGCCggctggtggaggtgctggtATATATACAACAAAGACGACAAGTTGGACACTTGGAGATCATGCGATGCCGTAACGACTATttgccctttttttcttgcaaccgaaaaaaacaaaaatcAACAGATCATTATTCGCCTCAGCCATTTTGGGCATTTTTTtagaagggaaagaaggagCAAAAGGATTGGAGACTTCGGTGGGCTTGTATCATTTTCCCACTCTAGGCTTATGAGTGTCAGAAAGAATGAACCAGTTGTGATACTTTCAAGCTTGTTGCCTCCGATTCTAAACCGGACCGGAGCGTAACACAGCAGAACAAGACCTGGTCGCGTTGGGGAAAATCACTGTTGGGTTTGGTTTTTTTATTAGAAGGATACCTATATAGacttgcttcttcttgtatATACCAACTTTTATCTTTCGTCTTCTTTTCCAACCAATCAACGACCTTACGAGTCGAGGAATTATACTAACCTCTTTTTAACTGGACGCTTTCCGTGACATGGAAACCCCAGTGTCAACCCATCTACATATCAATGAGGGATAGCTTCTGCGCAATGGCGTCTGTCGCATCGAGACTGGCAAATTCTACCATGCAGTGAGTGTAACACTGTCTCGTTCTCGAGGGTTGGTTATTCGTGCTACCGAACCTAGGAGACAATTTCCCGGGTACAAGAGGTCAATGTTTCTGACAAAAACTcaaatataataataattaaacaGTCGTGACCGACCAATGCCCCAAGGCTACGAAAATCGCCCGCCCAATCAACAAAGAATATGTACTGTCATCCTCACGTATATATACCCCACCCAGTCCATTCAAACCTCACCGATTCAAGCTCAACAACGCCTCAATATACCTCCTCGTATCAACCCCAATCCCCTGAGCCAACTTGGTCGCCCCATCcgcccaccctcctccccctccttcccctccaccggcacTGCCACTGGCAATATAAGACGtactcacccccctcaaccctcccccgccaTGATCACTAGCCCGCCGGATAAGTATAATCTCCTTTGTcacaccaacctcccccctctgtccaccctcctcactACCACCGCCATCAGAGGAGCCATGGCCATCCACCCACCCTGTGATCGTCGCCGTGCCGGTGGTGCTTGTCGCCGTGGTGATAGTAGGCGTCAAACTGCCGTCGGTGCTCTTGCTACTCCGTTCCAGGATCCTGGTCCAGactatccaccacccccggctGGTCTTGCACGTCCGTTCAAACTCTGACAGATCGTCTCGCGTGTTGCTGTACACGTTGAGAATCTGGTtgtgggtgttgagggaCTCCACACGGGTCCAAGCACCTGGTTTCTTAACGCCATGCGCCGTTACCGATACTGGCTCGGGAatgttggggatggtggaatGGATCGTGAGCAGCTTGGGGTCCCAGACCAAGTCATAAATCTGAGCTGTCGCCGCAGCACCACCGACGTCTGGTCGCTCGGGCCGGTATGCTGTGGAGGACAGCAATGGCTTGTGCAGGGGGGCAAGTTGGGTGTGTAGCGATCTGTACATGCCGTCCCAGGCCAACGAGTCGGTTCGGAGCTGGAATAAGAATATGTAGATGAAGGGTCGGTTGGCATATACCACCACCCGTagcttcttggtcttgttACGATCTTGGCTGTCGAATTCAGTGTTGGAGGTATCCGCGGGCTGGCCCTCCTTATCAGGAACGCC encodes the following:
- the AXL2 gene encoding polarity establishment/cellular polarization (COG:S; EggNog:ENOG503P03D), whose product is MRPQLAAWISILLADLVAAAPTVSFPINSQVPPVARIGQPFAFVFSPSTFTSSFPLTYTLANAPRWLSIDSSNRRLFGTPSEGDVGPGEVVGIPVNLVATDQTGSTTHEATLVVSRNRGPNVEIPLEQQIPNFGIFSSPYSILSGPDAPFSFALDQKTFTSVSNSRLGYCAVMADNTPLPAWVSFDPDKLSFSGRTPPLDSLIQPPQRFAFHLVASDVAGFAGAALQFDLVVGVHQISAEETTIILTAVPGKPVSYTKLKDIVKIDGKPPSTGEVTLDISSDMPAWLSVNKDSWDITGTPTEKSTSTNFTITFQDNFSDTLNITMLVDVESQVTKAAGVFKGSLPILTATPGQHFSFDFRPHLVSPDDIEISVSQGDSASWIRFDAGRKTLSGHPPSVSKDTIAALEVSAQSRSSNKSDKLSMKLLIRAAEHSTPNPDTPSDADSTPLGGVLPVGGDAASSGKVNVVLLGILLPTILSAFVVAFAVFWCYRRQKAKQRPRLTTRDISGPLPGSFVITSNGPNTAPSLPDISHNFDRSFTVGDVFTPEKKMYVESRSSFLTKGGAPTSLATVKLLPPSVRSKHGGAGGGRIPFLGGGSFGAMWLGSSLASISERSVNDEAGEMDARTAGLLGNKTTGSFQDGIEINIPSVQGTPRSRYNDSPNSPYQPHAMASPRSRSSSAGSDPETFPLRAESRLAHYGPPEITRRFMWPWFRGNNSRSRSSKLRWGSRTHSKQPSTSTVDTFAYKRTGQSINLGYADAGMAPEVTPPPRARLIGAVPLARPVTRRGPTDASLEGMILSHGQSGMSIPMNAPPTTPGGPGAPSVASQKDISLPPLPDWRESPDDFLGLSYDDLVKNSSFHPSATWQSISTNTNDEWVDETVVSMDTPQRETAKKDMGTPSNWAVLQDSPFIKDWDAGIDSPSPVSIGPGDASTPAGNEKREQQPTSSRTQPSNISAAVGYKREFQRDQSGLPGRSESKGVSLMSGKSREEESDFAVYI
- the EFM6 gene encoding Protein-lysine N-methyltransferase efm6 (EggNog:ENOG503P12E; COG:A), translating into MNGRSRSSSPEISPLDFGEDLAPLPVYKAAATTALDFSGLLDEPLKLHEDLSSGCGGQLWPAGMVLAKHMLHYHRDMLQTSRVLELGAGGGIVGLTIAKGCRIDQPLYITDMIDMEPLMQHNIALNELDDRVRGRILNWGEPLSQEIIDFKPDTILAADCVYFEPAFPLLLQTLKDLLTLNPSAIVFFCFKKRRRADMQFLKSARRAFRVTELGDEDRPVFTREGLFLYTITAK
- a CDS encoding uncharacterized protein (COG:S; EggNog:ENOG503P58T); this translates as MKSTTVLASLLASVALAQPHHGGHGHLHRRKAHHDKRAIVTEWVTETVHETVTVLIDESTTEVILPTKPAAAEVKVSDLPEPRPGQFFESLKSKSSVAPVTSVAPSPPPPPPVVVEPTPTPSPPHPSAPVQAPPPVQAPPPVQAPPPVQAPPPVQAPAPPPANNSPPAAKGGSESSSSSKPSGEVHNGDLTYYDLGLGACGFDDSGLDHTDNIVALSHLMMGTQSNGNPYCDKTITVKVGSKTVQARVRDKCMGCEREAIDCSEKMFLELFGSLEAGRRPVEWWFNN